The window CCTTGGACCCTGAGCTCGTCGCCTCCACCCGTCCCAACCCCGACCTCGCACGCTCTGTTTCCCGCTCGGTCTCCATTGAGAACTCGGAGCCGGGCGTCCCAGAATCTACGGCCATGTCCACAGCAGCCGAACCGTCCTCGGTCAATGGAGGAGGAAGCGACGAAATCAACGGCCGCGAGAACTCCGAGGAGCAGCCGGAGATGGTGTCGCTAATGGCTTTACTGGAGCAGACCGACAGGCAATGGGATGAAAGCAGGAACGAGGAGGAAGACGAGGTGGCGGCGGAGGAAGCAATGGGCCGGGGAGGGGGCATGTTGTACGTGTGCTGTGTGTGCATGGTGCGGCACAAGGGGGCGGCGTTCATCCCTTGCGGCCACACCTTCTGCCGACTGTGCTCGCGGGAGCTTTGGCTGAGCCGGGGCAGCTGTCCCCTCTGCAATGTCTTCATCCTGGAGATCCTCGACATCTTCTAGTGCCCACTCCCCTTCTTCATCTctgtgccgccgccgccgccgccacctccacCTCAACATCTCTGGTAATTGCTCCTCGCTTTGTGATAATATAATTATTAGAAATTATCGTCAAATTTGATGCTGCTAAATGTTAGTGATGAGTGATTGATAAATTGAACGTTGTTGAACACCAATGTAAGAACTCGTCTCTGTAGCTATCCATAGTCTCCTCTCTCGGAAGCAGTGCAGATGGTAGCAAAAAAGCACGGCAGTTTTGTTTTCGATCCCCATCAGAATGGTTTAGAGATTTTTGGGGTCTAAGCACTCTTAGGGAGAACCAAAAGAGGACAACCATATGTTCGAGTGGGACGCTGCTGCTGTTGCCATGTTACATGCCTGTCCGGATCTAATGTGAACATGTGATGGTGTTTCCCAAGCAAATGGTGGGGCTACTTTGTGTTTTGGCTCTCTTCAGCAACTGGCTGGAAAGCGATGGCAGCACAGCTTTCTTCTTaccccaagaagaagaagaagaagaagaagaagaagactaccTCCGAGAACTATATACAGAGTTAGTTGTTTATCAGAACCACACAAAAAAAACCCTTCTGTTCCCAACTATTTAAAGGTCAGCTGGATTTTGAGTATGTGGAGTACTCACGGTACAGAATTAAATAGTGAGTAATTttctgaaatatatatatatatatatatatatattagttttaattttttttatcatgttttttttaaaagataaataacGAATATGGAATTCGAGCTCAGGACCTTACGATAAACTAACCGGGCTAGTTAAcaccaaggtctgtcataccgggcggtacataccggttcgaTAGGTTATCGGTACGCGGATCGTCTGGTATCGCTACAGTGTTACAGTATGAAAAAGTATAAATTTATTCGGTACATcatggtgtaccgcccggtatactggtaccgtaccataccgagcccgggtcgaaacgtcggtacgaagCTTCGTTAACACATTCTCATTTATGTATTTATTAGAATGAGAGCTctgaaaaaataatcaaaatactctTCAAAAAGTGATTTCTTATTGAAATCTAATTAAAGCTAAATTAATCTAGgacttttaaataaaattatagtaTTTATTGTTTACAATATATTCTAATAGAATTATAATGTTTTTGATCTACAGTGAATGGAATtacaaatgttttttttttatcaccgaaccaaaaattcttaaactccattaaaaagaaaaaacaatgttGCTAGATAACgtctcattattttttattatctttccttcataataaattattataaataagattttttaaatatttagacCTAAATTTAAGACAAagcggaaaaaaaataaaatttttatcgtgatttattttgaaatatgtaaAGAAGACCTTCGGAATGTTCTTCAGAAACCATTCAAATTCGCATATTAATGATGTTATAATATCTCCAAACTTATaacttaatatttattttttaatgaaaattttaattaattaaaactaagttataatatttttattagaatTATAATGGTTTAATTCGGTGAAGTCTTTGAAAGctaaagaaatattaaaattattttttttctctctttcgtaTCAATCCATGTCACATGTTATGTTTTAGTTGAATGCAACTGACGACATTAGGATGAATGatactatttattttatttttaaaactatataaatcataatataaattttttaaatataaaaattatgatgctAATAGAATCCAAATACATGAGGTAATTAATACGTAATTAGTCCCACTTTTTAAGGGTCGAAGTTTGCGACTACGATTTCACGATCCGATGCTTAGGGCTCAATGAATAGGCAGCTAAATTTGAATGACTATAGATCTCATTATGCGATACACTAGCATCAGTATTTCCAATGGAATCAACGCACACAAACTATGGTTGTGAACATCTCTGCACCTTCTACATTCTTTTAGCTTTGCTCTATCCTTTCTGCAGCTTTTATTTTCTTTGGGCTTCCGCTTTTATGATCTCAATATTTTGGCCAAGGATTCATAGTACATTGAAGAGGAATCTACTAATAGGCTTGTGAACTCACAATACACAATCATATACGTCTAGACAACTACCAACAATAATCCATAATTAGGTTGTACAAAATAATTATCTTAGTTAAATTACAAGTATTTACTTATTAAATCTTTCTCTATATCTCCTTATATCACTAATACCAATTACAACATCTATAAAATCTTCCTTCACATGTCtatatcattttaatttttttttctaaacagataaaatgtattatcataagtTCATCCAttactaatattaaaaaaaataaatacttgAGATTGAACCctgatataataaataaataacctaCAAAACACATTCCCTACCTACGGTTCTAATGCTAATCCATGTACtaatgtatatatttttataacatcaatataattaaccAATACATCTATTTTCTAAAACACACCTTCATAATTATCTGAGGATTCTATCATAAGCTTTTTTTTAGAATGTACaaatctctaattttttttttctctctctatggctttttattaattatattacaaTTTCAAGTAACAAACTAAATTAATCTTGAAATACTTGTCTCACATCTGATTCTATCTTCAATTTAAGTCCTACATTCTCACCTCTTTTCATATTCTTTCAAAGTTTTTTTTCCTTATTCCCTTTGATTTTAATAACAAATCTATAATTACTAAGCCTACCACTATTATTTAACTTTCTATGACAGAGTGCTGAATCCAAGCAGAATTCATAGTTTCCCCGGATGCAGGTGAGATCTGGATGTCTGGGGCAAGTGAGGTTGGGTTATATGCCTTCTGCATGATCCTGAACTAAAACATATGCATGCCACTCCATCCAGCAAAATTAGATCAACAAGCAAACAAAGAGAATAGGAATCAGTTCATGGTAGTAGCACCTGTCATCAGGTTCATCATCCACCCAACTGCTGCTCCTGCAGCTGATATGCTCAAACGTTTTCAAGAATTCACATTCATTTTCCAATTATTGTTTGTCCAGTAGACTTCATCGATCTGGAAATGTATAACTCTTGCAAATGTATGATCTTTCAGTGCAAGTATAACTCATATAACTTCATCGATCTGGAAACATGGTGATGAATCTGCCTAACTTGAAAGGATACACTTATCTTTCAATACAACATGCTGGAGGCCTCTGCTAAATATATGTGTTCTGAAAGGTGATTGGTTTGGTAGGGCACTTGTCAGGCTGCCGAACTATATAAATCTCATCTCCAGTACTGTTGTAAAGATCCTGATTGCGGTGCCATGTCCACAAAGCATGTGTCTCATTCTTCACCTGCAAGCAATTCACAGGTTAAAGATCTGTTACTAGACGAAAAGTAAAAAGAGTGGGGATGAAGGTAAGGAGCTCTTTACCTCTAGGATCCCATGACCAAAGCTACTTTCTCTATAAGCACTATACTCAGGCTGACGGTCCCAGCAGAACTTGCCTGCGGCTGGGCCTGAAGTGAAGTTGAATGCACAGAATCCACCCATGTACTCATCAGGTGTGGTTAGTGGATCTGGACATCCACCAGGATCATCTGCATGGTTGACTGCCATCTTCTCACGGTTGCCACCATCTCCTACTGTGATATAGACTGGACCGCATGGGTCCAATGAATAGTTGTACACCCGGTTTGATCGTTCATAGGCATGAACCTAATAGCTCAGGAGATGAACAAGGTAAAAGGATGTTAGTGATTCAAAATTTAACAAAATATGAGAGAAAGAGCAGTACAAGAGATTGTTTAAaactttaaataataaaataattaacactCTTTGAAAAAGATTGGGAAGCAAAATCaaaattgatattatattttcaaatcaaGATTTAAGTGATAGTACATTTTTTTCTCCTAACTGTCCACATGTTCAGGTTAAATCAAACTTCATGTTACAATTCTCAAAACAAAGTAATGCAACTGATGACAGCTATAACAAAACAAAATTGAAAAGGTGTGATGCTCAACTTGGGTTATTATTTAAATGCTGAAAATTGTTCCTTTATCGCTTAAAAATTCTTAT of the Musa acuminata AAA Group cultivar baxijiao chromosome BXJ3-2, Cavendish_Baxijiao_AAA, whole genome shotgun sequence genome contains:
- the LOC135631381 gene encoding uncharacterized protein LOC135631381, with the protein product MEGRQLRRRSVTLSEQLSVGDSSNLRDLLNVRDEDETRLFRRGPCEGREGSVASGGGRTLLDIIQREHEGNGIIAGGISSNGSTWRSLRDRLRPGQSHPTLDPELVASTRPNPDLARSVSRSVSIENSEPGVPESTAMSTAAEPSSVNGGGSDEINGRENSEEQPEMVSLMALLEQTDRQWDESRNEEEDEVAAEEAMGRGGGMLYVCCVCMVRHKGAAFIPCGHTFCRLCSRELWLSRGSCPLCNVFILEILDIF